One genomic region from Drosophila busckii strain San Diego stock center, stock number 13000-0081.31 chromosome 3R, ASM1175060v1, whole genome shotgun sequence encodes:
- the LOC108601564 gene encoding protein single-minded — MDPKNIAKTCAMKEKSKNAARTRREKENTEFCELAKLLPLPAAITSQLDKASVIRLTTSYLKMRQVFPDGLGEAWGSSPAMQRGATIKELGSHLLQTLDGFIFVVAPDGKIMYISETASVHLGLSQVELTGNSIFEYIHSYDQDEMNAILSLHPHMHQHPLAQTHTPIGSPNGVQHPSAYGHDRGSHTIEIEKTFFLRMKCVLAKRNAGLTTSGFKVIHCSGYLKARIYPDCGDGQGSLIQNLGLVAVGHSLPSSAITEIKLHTNMFMFRAKLDMKLIFFDARVSQLTGYEPQDLIEKTLYQYIHAADIMAMRCSHQILLYKGQVTTKYYRFLTKGGGWVWVQSYATLVHNSRSSREVFIVSVNYVLSEREVKDLVLNEIQTGVIKREPISPAAQAAAVAAAAAAAAAAATATCVANPASSTPALSVSPKLDPYFEPELPLSVQPQPPNAVTPVPTVNSNNNNNNSSNSNGWHHQQLHQQQQQQASGMDHDSLSYTQLYPPLNDLVVSSSSSAGGGTASSAGGGSSASASSSGVYSTEMQYPDTTTGTLYYNNNNHYYYDYDATVDVATSMIRPFSANSNSCSSSSESDRQLSTGNASIVNGTSPSQTTYSDLSHNFELSYFSDNSSQQQQQHQQQQQQQHQLLDHQHQPQQQQRVVVSDFAESFKSVNAAAAAAVVTTPHYTSVIVEPQHYIPNDFVH, encoded by the exons ATATAGCTAAAACGTGTGCCATGAAggagaaaagcaaaaatgctGCACGCACGCGTcgtgaaaaagaaaatacggAATTCTGTGAATTGGCCAAATTATTGCCATTGCCGGCGGCGATTACATCACAATTGGACAAGGCGTCGGTCATACGCCTGACCACATCCTATTTGAAAATGCGCCAAGTGTTTCCGGATG GACTCGGTGAGGCTTGGGGCTCATCGCCGGCCATGCAGCGTGGCGCCACAATCAAGGAGCTGGGCTCGCATCTGCTGCAAACACTGGATGGTTTCATCTTTGTGGTTGCGCCCGATGGCAAAATCATGTACATCTCGGAAACGGCCTCAGTGCACTTGGGTCTCAGTCAG GTTGAGCTGACGGGCAATTCTATATTCGAGTATATACACAGCTATGATCAGGATGAAATGAATGCCATACTGTCGTTGCATCCGCATATGCATCAGCATCCA cttGCCCAGACGCACACGCCCATTGGCAGTCCGAATGGCGTGCAGCATCCGTCGGCTTATGGTCATGATCGTGGCTCGCATACCATTGAAATCGAGAAGACTTTCTTTCTACGCATGAAATGCGTTTTAGCCAAACGCAATGCGGGTCTAACCACATCTGGCTTTAAG GTGATACACTGCTCCGGCTATTTGAAGGCGCGCATTTATCCGGACTGCGGCGATGGCCAGGGCAGTCTTATACAGAATCTTGGCCTGGTTGCCGTTGGACACTCGCTGCCTTCATCTGCCATAACGGAAATCAAACTGCATACAAACATGTTCATGTTTCGCGCCAAGCTTGatatgaaattgattttctttGATGCACG cGTATCGCAGTTAACTGGCTATGAGCCGCAGGACCTTATCGAGAAGACGCTTTATCAGTACATCCATGCGGCGGACATAATGGCCATGCGTTGCTCCCATCAAATCc TGCTGTACAAAGGACAAGTAACCACCAAATATTACCGCTTTCTGACCAAAGGGGGCGGCTGGGTCTGGGTGCAATCCTATGCCACGCTGGTGCACAACTCGCGCTCCTCGCGCGAAGTGTTCATCGTGAGCGTCAACTATGTGCTCAGCGAACGAGAGGTCAAAGACTTGGTTCTCAACGAGATACAAACAGGCGTGATCAAGCGCGAGCCCATCTCGCCAGCCGCACAAGCagctgcggttgctgctgcagccgctgcggctgctgctgctgcaactgccacGTGTGTGGCCAATCCCGCCTCCAGCACGCCAGCGTTGAGCGTTAGTCCAAAGCTGGATCCGTACTTTGAGCCGGAGCTGCCGCTGTCCGTGCAGCCGCAGCCACCCAATGCAGTTACGCCCGTGCCCAccgtcaacagcaacaacaacaacaacaacagcagcaacagcaatggctggcatcatcagcagctgcatcagcaacagcagcagcaagcgagtGGCATGGATCACGATAGTCTTAGCTATACGCAGCTGTATCCGCCGCTCAATGATCTggtggtcagcagcagcagcagtgcggGTGGCGGCACAGCTTCCAGCGCTGGTGGCGGCTCCAGTGCATCGGCCTCCTCCTCGGGCGTGTACTCAACGGAAATGCAATATCCGGATACCACAACGGGCACGCtttactacaacaacaacaatcattattattatgactACGATGCTACAGTGGACGTAGCTACGTCCATGATACGACCGTTCTCGGCTAACTCGAACAGCTGTTCGAGCAGCTCGGAGAGCGATCGGCAACTGTCCACCGGCAATGCATCCATTGTCAATGGCACGTCGCCCTCGCAAACAACCTACAGCGATCTAAGTCATAATTTCGAGCTGAGTTATTTCTCCGACAACagctcacagcagcagcaacaacaccagcagcaacagcagcagcagcatcagttgcTCGATCATCAGCAT cagccgcaacagcagcaacgtgtTGTTGTTAGCGACTTTGCCGAGAGCTTCAAGAGCGtcaatgctgccgctgccgccgctgtgGTGACCACGCCCCATTACACCAGCGTCATAGTGGAGCCGCAGCATTATATTCCCAACGATTTTGTGCATTAG